One window of the Shewanella maritima genome contains the following:
- a CDS encoding YaiI/YqxD family protein encodes MSKPFIWVDADACPNPVKDMLFRAAERKQLQLRLVANQLIGHPPSQFIKAIRVSSGFDEADNFIVEQASQGDLIVTADIPLAADGVAKGALVVNPRGTLYTKDNVKQALNSRNFMEEMRSAGVVTQGPAKFSAADKHAFAKVLDKWLAKIN; translated from the coding sequence ATGAGTAAACCATTTATTTGGGTCGATGCTGATGCTTGCCCAAACCCTGTGAAAGACATGTTGTTTCGAGCAGCGGAGCGTAAACAGTTGCAACTACGCCTGGTTGCGAATCAACTAATCGGTCATCCTCCATCGCAATTTATCAAAGCGATTCGCGTGAGTAGTGGTTTTGATGAAGCTGATAACTTTATTGTCGAGCAAGCGTCACAAGGCGATTTAATCGTTACTGCTGATATCCCACTTGCAGCAGATGGCGTTGCAAAAGGTGCTTTGGTGGTGAACCCACGAGGTACTTTATATACAAAAGATAATGTTAAGCAAGCACTTAACTCGCGTAATTTTATGGAAGAAATGCGCTCAGCTGGTGTAGTTACCCAAGGACCCGCTAAATTCTCAGCTGCCGATAAGCATGCTTTTGCAAAAGTCCTGGATAAATGGCTTGCTAAGATAAATTAA
- a CDS encoding YceI family protein, which translates to MKTQLKCLSVVALSAFFSASALAGDWQVNSANSNVSFISTKKQDIAEVHHFKNLSGSLSESGEFSLTIPLKSVATGIEIRDQRMQSMLFEVSKYPSMMLSAEVKPELYKSLAVGHSVIAQVNGTIDLHGIKADKVFDVMVAKVAKEKLLVTSFKPVVVNAKDFGLEGGVEKLREVAGLSSISLAVPVSFVISLSQ; encoded by the coding sequence ATGAAGACTCAACTCAAATGCTTATCTGTAGTAGCGCTTAGCGCTTTTTTTAGTGCTAGTGCGTTAGCTGGAGATTGGCAGGTTAATTCAGCCAACTCAAACGTCAGCTTTATTTCTACTAAAAAACAAGACATTGCTGAAGTACATCACTTTAAGAATCTATCTGGCAGTTTGTCGGAGTCAGGTGAGTTTAGTTTAACTATTCCACTTAAGAGTGTTGCGACAGGTATCGAGATACGCGATCAACGCATGCAGTCGATGTTGTTTGAGGTGAGTAAGTATCCAAGTATGATGCTTAGCGCTGAGGTTAAGCCTGAGTTGTATAAATCGCTTGCGGTAGGTCACAGTGTCATTGCACAGGTAAATGGTACGATTGACTTACATGGTATTAAAGCTGATAAAGTTTTTGATGTTATGGTCGCGAAAGTGGCAAAGGAAAAGTTACTTGTCACCAGTTTTAAACCCGTGGTAGTCAACGCCAAAGACTTTGGATTAGAAGGTGGGGTAGAAAAGCTTAGAGAAGTGGCTGGTTTATCAAGTATCAGCTTAGCAGTACCTGTGAGCTTTGT